From Pandoraea norimbergensis, the proteins below share one genomic window:
- a CDS encoding YVTN family beta-propeller repeat protein — MRKFLIAASLAASFGLTALAGPVAVAAPAAPAAVPDGVVVVLNSGDASVSLIDKTSQKVIQTFPVGKEPHHLMATPDNQSLIVANSVGNNLVFLDPKTGQIQRKIENIEDPYQIGFSPDKKWFVANGLRLDRVDVYKFDGKNLTVASRIPLKKMPSHLVFTQDSKLVFISLQESNEVAAIDLASQKVIWKMKVGDSPAGVWLTPGDKYLLVGMTGADYAAVVDWRNQKVVKTIPTGKGAHNFRSLADGKHVLISNRVSSTISIIDQDALTNVGDITGLLPGPDDMELSADRKTLWVTFRWARKVGIIDLASRKLINTIPVGRSPHGIYFYDRAPVL; from the coding sequence ATGCGTAAATTCCTGATCGCCGCCAGTCTGGCTGCTTCCTTCGGTCTCACGGCGCTTGCCGGGCCGGTGGCCGTGGCAGCACCGGCCGCGCCGGCAGCGGTGCCGGACGGCGTGGTGGTGGTGCTCAATTCCGGCGACGCCAGCGTCAGCCTGATCGACAAGACCAGCCAGAAGGTCATCCAGACGTTCCCGGTCGGCAAGGAACCGCATCACCTGATGGCGACCCCTGACAACCAGTCGCTCATCGTGGCGAACTCGGTGGGCAACAACCTCGTGTTCCTCGACCCGAAGACCGGTCAGATTCAACGCAAGATCGAGAACATCGAAGACCCGTATCAGATCGGTTTTTCGCCGGACAAGAAGTGGTTTGTCGCCAACGGTTTGCGTCTGGATCGCGTGGACGTCTACAAGTTCGACGGTAAGAATCTGACGGTGGCGTCGCGCATCCCGCTCAAGAAGATGCCGAGCCACCTGGTCTTCACGCAAGACAGCAAGCTCGTTTTCATCTCGCTGCAAGAGTCGAACGAAGTGGCGGCTATCGACCTCGCCAGCCAGAAAGTGATCTGGAAGATGAAGGTCGGCGACAGCCCGGCAGGGGTGTGGCTCACGCCCGGCGACAAGTACTTGCTGGTGGGCATGACCGGTGCCGATTACGCGGCCGTGGTGGACTGGCGCAACCAGAAGGTCGTGAAGACGATCCCGACGGGTAAGGGCGCGCACAACTTCCGTTCGCTGGCCGACGGCAAGCACGTGCTGATTTCGAACCGTGTGTCGAGCACGATCAGCATCATCGATCAGGACGCGCTCACCAACGTGGGCGATATCACCGGCCTGCTGCCGGGGCCTGACGACATGGAGCTCTCAGCCGACCGCAAGACGCTGTGGGTGACGTTTCGCTGGGCGCGCAAGGTCGGCATCATCGACCTCGCGTCGCGCAAGCTGATCAACACCATTCCGGTCGGTCGTTCCCCCCATGGGATCTACTTCTACGACCGTGCGCCGGTGCTGTAA
- a CDS encoding sterol desaturase family protein, with product MFETLVDGFYAAFSAAQTEIYTRIVQPVLFATGLMSFADDAYDAVQFFLIGVLQIVLMLVLLRPLEAIAPAEAWRERRAVRVDVLYTLVHRLGLFNLVFFFAFRPLFDALQSWLRLMGFVNLNLENVWPGVTDHALASFLIYLLILDFAGYWYHRWGHTFRWWWALHAVHHSQRQMSLWTDNRNHLLDDLIKAAFFATIAILIGVSPVQFVLLVAVSEWLQSLQHANTRLRFGWLGERLLVSPTFHRRHHAIGAGHEGRHRGCNFGVLFPWWDMAFRTADFSSAAVATGIRDQLPPPAGRSTDYGEGFWAQQWLGLKRMARSLRPTRRNGPNVTNGPDGRNDREGRPPASRTDRTESA from the coding sequence ATGTTCGAAACGCTGGTCGACGGTTTCTACGCCGCCTTCTCGGCGGCGCAGACCGAGATCTATACCCGCATCGTGCAGCCCGTGCTGTTCGCCACCGGGCTGATGTCGTTCGCCGACGATGCTTACGACGCCGTGCAGTTCTTCCTCATCGGCGTTCTCCAGATTGTGCTCATGCTGGTGCTGCTGCGCCCGCTCGAGGCCATTGCACCCGCTGAAGCCTGGCGCGAGAGGCGCGCCGTGCGTGTGGACGTGCTCTACACGCTCGTGCACCGGCTCGGCCTGTTCAATCTGGTGTTCTTCTTCGCGTTCCGGCCGCTCTTCGACGCCTTGCAGTCGTGGCTGCGCCTGATGGGCTTCGTCAATCTGAATCTGGAAAATGTCTGGCCCGGGGTGACGGATCACGCGCTGGCGAGTTTTCTGATCTATCTCCTGATCCTCGATTTTGCGGGTTACTGGTATCACCGCTGGGGTCACACGTTCCGATGGTGGTGGGCACTGCACGCGGTGCATCACAGCCAGCGGCAGATGTCGCTCTGGACGGATAACCGCAACCATTTGCTCGACGATCTGATCAAGGCCGCGTTTTTTGCGACCATCGCGATCCTGATCGGCGTGAGCCCGGTGCAGTTCGTGCTGCTTGTGGCCGTGTCGGAATGGCTGCAAAGCTTGCAGCACGCGAATACCCGCCTGCGCTTCGGGTGGCTGGGTGAGCGGTTGCTCGTGAGCCCGACGTTCCATCGGCGCCATCACGCCATCGGCGCCGGGCATGAGGGGCGCCATCGCGGCTGTAATTTCGGCGTGCTGTTCCCTTGGTGGGATATGGCGTTTCGAACAGCAGACTTTTCATCGGCCGCCGTGGCGACCGGCATTCGCGATCAACTGCCGCCGCCGGCCGGCCGCTCGACCGACTATGGCGAAGGGTTCTGGGCCCAGCAGTGGCTCGGTCTCAAACGCATGGCCAGAAGTCTGCGACCGACTCGCCGGAATGGTCCCAATGTCACTAATGGCCCCGATGGTCGTAATGACCGCGAGGGTCGTCCACCCGCTTCCCGTACTGACCGCACCGAATCTGCATGA
- a CDS encoding zinc-binding alcohol dehydrogenase family protein produces the protein MKAVGLTRYLPIDDPKSLEDIELPTPTPAGRDLLVKVEAISVNPVDTKVRAPKDRVEDAPRVLGWDAAGTVAAVGPDVTLFKVGDPVYYAGSITRPGANSEFHLVDERIVGHMPASLDFANAAALPLTTITAWEGLFDRLGIAPDGSDEGKSILIVGGAGGVGSIAIQLARRLARLNIVATASRPESADWCRQLGAQNVIDHYQDIPSQLQALGLRHVDFVLCLNDTDRHFPALAEAVAPQGKICSIVENSAPLEVGLLKSKSATFVWEFMFTRAMFETPDMIAQHKLLTEVARLVDAGTLRTTVGEVLGPINAVNLRRAHAQLEGGRTIGKLVLAGF, from the coding sequence ATGAAAGCTGTCGGATTGACCCGTTACCTCCCCATCGACGACCCCAAGTCGCTCGAAGACATTGAACTGCCTACGCCGACCCCGGCGGGCCGTGACCTGCTGGTCAAGGTCGAGGCAATTTCTGTGAACCCGGTCGACACGAAGGTCCGTGCCCCGAAAGACCGGGTGGAAGACGCGCCGCGTGTACTCGGCTGGGACGCAGCGGGCACCGTCGCCGCCGTTGGCCCCGACGTCACGCTCTTCAAGGTCGGCGACCCGGTGTACTACGCGGGCAGCATCACGCGCCCGGGCGCCAACAGTGAATTCCATTTGGTGGATGAGCGCATCGTCGGCCACATGCCGGCGTCGCTCGACTTTGCGAATGCCGCGGCGCTGCCGCTCACGACCATCACTGCTTGGGAAGGCCTGTTCGACCGCCTCGGCATCGCACCGGACGGCAGCGACGAAGGCAAATCGATCCTGATCGTGGGCGGCGCCGGGGGTGTCGGATCGATTGCGATTCAACTGGCCCGCCGTCTTGCCCGGTTGAATATCGTGGCGACTGCCTCGCGCCCCGAGTCTGCCGACTGGTGCCGTCAGTTGGGCGCCCAAAACGTGATCGATCACTATCAGGACATCCCGTCGCAACTGCAAGCGCTCGGCTTGCGTCATGTGGATTTCGTGCTGTGCCTGAACGACACCGACAGGCATTTCCCTGCGTTGGCCGAAGCCGTCGCGCCGCAGGGCAAGATCTGCTCGATCGTGGAGAATTCGGCGCCGCTGGAAGTCGGTCTGCTCAAGAGCAAGAGCGCCACGTTCGTGTGGGAGTTCATGTTCACGCGGGCGATGTTCGAAACGCCCGACATGATTGCGCAGCACAAGCTGCTGACCGAAGTGGCGCGACTGGTCGATGCGGGCACGTTGCGCACGACCGTCGGTGAAGTGCTTGGCCCGATCAATGCGGTGAACCTGCGCCGTGCGCATGCGCAGTTGGAAGGCGGACGTACTATCGGGAAGCTGGTGCTGGCAGGATTCTGA
- a CDS encoding competence/damage-inducible protein A, producing the protein MAVGIIIIGDEILSGRRHDKHLPKIIELLAERGMQLDWAEYVGDDPERITATLRRTLATDDVVFVTGGIGATPDDHTRQCAAAALNVPLALTPEAEALIMERIADTSSDGRADMTNPDNRHRLKMGEFPVGARILPNPYNKIPGFSVEQHHFMPGFPVMAWPMMAWVLDTYYTQLHHLTRHAERSVLVFGLAESTLTPLMEAIEAEYDGIKVFSLPSVGDAERGAVYARRHIDLGVKGDPAQVGAAFERLVAGVNALGGEIIHPAEAVALPEGTVPTTK; encoded by the coding sequence ATGGCGGTCGGCATCATCATCATCGGCGACGAAATCCTCTCCGGTCGTCGCCACGACAAGCACCTGCCCAAGATCATCGAGTTGCTCGCCGAGCGCGGCATGCAACTGGACTGGGCCGAATATGTGGGCGACGATCCCGAGCGCATCACGGCCACGCTGCGCCGTACGCTCGCGACCGACGACGTCGTGTTCGTGACCGGCGGCATCGGCGCCACCCCCGACGACCACACGCGTCAGTGCGCGGCGGCGGCGCTCAACGTGCCGCTGGCGCTCACGCCGGAAGCCGAGGCGCTCATCATGGAGCGCATTGCGGATACGAGCAGCGACGGCCGCGCGGACATGACGAACCCCGACAACCGCCATCGTCTGAAGATGGGCGAGTTTCCGGTCGGTGCGCGCATCCTGCCCAATCCGTACAACAAGATTCCCGGTTTTTCGGTCGAACAACACCACTTCATGCCGGGTTTCCCGGTGATGGCGTGGCCGATGATGGCGTGGGTGCTCGACACGTATTACACCCAGTTGCACCATCTCACGCGCCACGCCGAGCGCTCGGTGCTGGTGTTCGGGCTGGCGGAATCGACGCTGACGCCGCTGATGGAAGCCATCGAGGCCGAATATGACGGCATCAAGGTCTTCAGCCTGCCGAGCGTGGGCGATGCGGAGCGCGGGGCGGTCTACGCACGGCGACACATCGATCTCGGGGTGAAGGGCGACCCGGCGCAGGTTGGCGCAGCTTTCGAGCGGCTGGTGGCCGGCGTGAACGCGCTGGGCGGCGAGATCATCCATCCGGCCGAAGCGGTGGCGTTGCCTGAAGGGACGGTGCCGACGACGAAGTAA
- a CDS encoding EI24 domain-containing protein, translated as MNDILRALGRALVSLLHPRMLWLTAMPFFVSGLIWGAVIWFGWEPFTDFLRLWLEQWQFTQWIYRFFGYFGVDSVRMALAPFILVALLVPLIVVTALLLIAGWSMPAVLRHLSRRHFIHLEARKGGSFWGSLGQSLGATVIFLVAALVTLPLWLVPPFFAIVPPLLWGWLTYRVMTYDALAFHASAEERKRIVRERRLPLLVIGVATGLLGSLPTLLWVSSVIMIVLFPVIALLAIWLYVVIFVFSALWFAHYCLRALSRLRIEEAAHHEPTLHGTVLPAATALTHKSGDAAGAAGSSGTSPLLPPPDGR; from the coding sequence ATGAACGATATTCTTCGCGCGCTTGGCCGCGCGCTCGTGAGCCTGCTGCACCCGCGCATGTTGTGGCTCACCGCGATGCCCTTTTTTGTTTCCGGCCTGATCTGGGGGGCCGTCATCTGGTTCGGCTGGGAGCCGTTCACCGATTTTCTGCGGCTGTGGCTTGAGCAGTGGCAGTTCACGCAGTGGATTTACCGGTTCTTCGGCTACTTTGGCGTAGATAGCGTGCGCATGGCGCTCGCCCCGTTCATTCTCGTCGCGCTGCTCGTGCCGTTGATCGTCGTCACCGCGCTGCTGCTGATCGCGGGCTGGTCGATGCCGGCCGTGTTGCGGCATTTGTCGCGCCGGCACTTCATCCATCTGGAGGCGCGCAAAGGCGGCTCGTTCTGGGGCAGTCTCGGCCAGTCGCTGGGCGCTACGGTCATCTTCCTCGTCGCTGCGCTCGTGACGTTGCCGCTGTGGCTCGTGCCGCCGTTCTTTGCGATCGTGCCGCCGCTACTTTGGGGCTGGCTGACGTATCGGGTCATGACTTACGACGCGCTGGCGTTTCACGCGAGTGCCGAGGAGCGCAAGCGTATCGTGCGCGAGCGACGCCTGCCGCTGCTGGTGATCGGCGTGGCGACCGGTCTGCTGGGCTCGTTGCCCACGCTGCTGTGGGTGTCGTCGGTCATCATGATCGTGCTGTTCCCGGTTATCGCGTTGCTGGCGATCTGGCTGTACGTGGTGATCTTCGTGTTCTCGGCGCTGTGGTTCGCGCATTACTGTTTGCGCGCGCTCTCGCGGTTGCGCATCGAAGAGGCCGCCCATCATGAGCCGACGCTTCACGGCACTGTGCTGCCGGCCGCCACGGCGCTGACGCACAAAAGTGGCGATGCAGCGGGTGCTGCGGGCAGCTCGGGCACGTCGCCCTTGCTGCCGCCGCCGGACGGGCGGTGA